taaattttatttgagaattgAAATTATGATATTTGCTTTTTTATAGAATGAATTGTAAATTCACATGAAATGCATTTCGTAAAGAATTTGTTAATGTTAGCTAAATATTAAagtaaaatgttaatttttatattaaaaaaacaaaatataaatatacatataaatatttgacCCAATAACATGGCtaacttttcaatttcttattttgtcgtgaaaataaaaatatatatttgtgagaaatatgatataaagtttttaaaaatatatttttttaatcaaaacaattctttcttaataatttttttaaaaccacgtGTGTGTATAAACATCAAATATTATGgtttattaaatacaaaataaataaaattaaatataaattagaaaacattctattgatttttaaataaaaaatatatctctccaatcaaaacttcattttttttatttgtgtattttaattttccttacaagacatattttttaaagaattattattaaaataaaaattataataaatttagaatttttttttataatttcaaagggcaatataaaaatataaatctaataaaacCACATAAGAtcatctataataaaaaaaaaatagatagatatTTATTTGCAATAAATGTTCAcaagtgatttaaaaaaataagcatattaggtttgtatatttttattaaaatagtagttgataatgttattaaaaacaagggtagttttattaaaaattaaaaagttaaactattaaaattttaaaacatgagttgattgtaatttaaataaaaaaattaataaaaatttatataaaaaagttgggCGCCGTGGAACTGCCCGACGAacctagtttatttttttaaaaaaatatatgacatGTTATTTGCGGTGTTAAATGATGCATTGGATCATTTTTGGACCTCTCAAGTGATTGAAAAATTAAGGTTCTAAGATTTGAAGTCCAAAAaacctattttatttattttttcacataaaaacacctaaaaaacacTATATAGATCTCGATAAACCTATTTATAACTTCAAAATATTatctaactattttaaaaataaaataaatgaatgaaaataaatcataaaccTAATCTACATTCTATCATAATTGAAAGGTAACACCATCTTTATTAAAATGTTGTCATCAAGAATAACTTATTGACAAtaggataagtttttttttttgcacattcTCTATCCTTAATGTTTGTTAATTGTACTCTCATTCATTCCTAACATCTAAAGACcagaacattaaaaaataaaaaaataaagtttgagattaaaatataaaattcaaaaactatagGTACTAAACAATGTAAAAACTGAAATTATGGGGTtcaaattgaactttttttgtgcattttcaacaTTGGAATCTATTTTGTCTTTATTAGTGTAGAATTCTTCAATTACAATCTATGATTGCTTGAATATAAATCTCTATAGTTGCTTGAACATGTCTCTATAGTTTGTATATTTGagatcatgcaaaaaaaaaaaaagaaaaaagagagagaatggaCACATTGAATCATGCTGGTATAACTTAGAAGATAAAAttacaaaccaataaaattgaacgatcaaaataaaagaagtcatttaaaattaacagtGATATTGATAAAGAGTGGACTACACTATTTATTTTCctaaatttttagtttataagtataatataataatttaatgatttggattttaaaatttttcataacactcATTTTGCCAATTCAAAtgatatatacttttttttttttttttatcaatgtggATGTCCGGACTAGCTTATACACATCTCAACTAATCCCATAGGTCTTTcaaattaatgactatataagCCTTCAATGACCCTGAGGTTTGTAGAACTTGAACTAgtgacatttaaaaaacaaatctagaatctaattaattgaattataccGCTCGGATTGTAGTTTATAAAAACCAAGTATGTTGACTCCTAGTTTTGTGTATTGATTGTGAATTAAGacaagtgtttgtttttttttttttttttatacaagtatttgaaaaattatgattttttaattttaaaatttttattttttattttgaattgttttgatatattattgttaaaaatacatttttaaaatataaaattattattttaatatattttcaagttaaaaataatttaaataattaaaaaaaaaatttattttaacaacttttatttttaaaaatcattcaaaTATCTATAATCACTTGAGCCGGGCTAATCCAAAGCCCACAAACCCATCCCCACCACACGCGAAGCAGAATAAATCATCCCATCCTCTCCATCTAGGGTTTACttctcttgaaaaaataaatccttaGATCTCTCCCCAACCACCACCTTATCCTCCATCAGAATAACACAATCCCTAACTCCAAACATGATGCAACAACCAGGAATCGCCGGAGCGGGTGTCCCGCAACCagatcaacaacaacaataccAACAGCAATGGATGATGCAGCAACAGCAACAATCGCAACCCGTACCTCCTCCTGCTGGATGGACTCCGCCGCCTGTTCCTCCTCCGTCCCAGTATGGTTCAGCCGCCGGAAGTGCTGCTGTTGGAGACGAGATCAAGTCGTTGTGGATCGGGGATTTGCAGCAGTGGATGGATGAGAATTATATTCTCAGCATCTTTTCTAACACCGGAGAGGTAATCTTTTGAttccaattttttgttttggtttttattttcgtATAAATAAGAAGCCTTATGTTTTAATCTGTAATTCGTAATATTGTACCTGTTCCTTGAGAAGTGGATTGAGATGGAAATTTTTTGGTGGAACTTTTAGGAGAATaggaagtataattttttttgttcaatttattcTATTGATTGTGGTGATTTGAAAACAGATTTAAGGTGAAGAGACTAGCTTTGCTTTTtggattaatgatttttttatttggaaacaataatttatgaaaataaaataaaattgatgggtTGTGTTAATCTGTATGAACGGGATATTTTGTTGATGGGAAATATTAATGTCACGTAGTATAAAGAATTTTGATGAATGGTATGCTTTTGTTGTAACAGGTTGTCCAAGCTAAGGTTATTCGTAATAAGCAAACAGGTTACCCAGAGGGTTAtggttttattgaatttgttagTCATGCTGCAGCAGAGAGGATTTTGCAAACATACAATGGAACACCAATGCCAAACAGTGAGCAGACTTTCCGGCTGAACTGGGCTACCCTCGGTGCCGGCGAGAGGCGCCAAGATGATGGGCCTGATTATACAGTTTTCATTGGAGATTTGGCTGCTGATGTCAATGATTACCTCCTACAAGAAACATTTAGAAATGTTTACTCATCCGTGAAAGGTGCAAAAGTTGTTACTGATAGAGTTACTGGACGTTCAAAGGGATATGGATTTGTTAGGTTTGCTGATGAAAATGAACAAATGCGTGCCATGGTTGAGATGAACGGACAGTACTGCTCTACTAGGCCTATGCGGATTGGACCAGCGGCCACAAAGAAACCTTTGACCCAGCAATATCAGAAAGGTATGTTTTTTTGCACCTCTGGTTGCTGTGTAGCATGGAtacttttgtttgattttatttttttctgcttACATTTGTACTCTTATCTCTTATGTTGAAAATGCACATCGGATTGGTAAGCTGAATGTTTTGTGTACCATgtatgtatttttcttttttgaggtGATGTTGCCTAAACATGCTCTTAGTTTTTTGTGCTTCCAGTTATGCACTTGAAGATAGGTGGAATTTAAAGAGTCATTTCCTTCCAGCACTTACCTTTGTAAACTTGGGcacatttaatttagttaaaacatgcaaaaacttatataaaactCATGTTGTCTTAAAGCAGGACACCAAGAGGCTCTCATTTTGGGGAGCCTGGAACTGACTTCAGCTGAAATGATTCCACTTAAATGCGTGGCCTCATTTTAGGTCAGTTATTTTGTTTACGTCATAAGCTTAATTTCTTGTGGCGTTTTGCTACATTCACGAATTACTTTCCAGTTTGTTATTTTCAAAGAGTTATGATGTCAAGCTAAATATGTTCTTTTTCCTAAAGATGGTGTAATTTCATTCAAGAgttcctttatttatattaatcagACAAGAATCGTTGGTTTATTTCTTCATGGTTCAGCCCTTTGCTTTGTTCACTTACGGTCAGCAACTGTTTTTGAGTTCTTGTTTGGTATTTAGCGAAACTATTTACTCTGACGTGGATTCCAAGCATTAGAAACCTTATGAAGCCAACCTATGATGATGGATTCAGAGATGTTCTCTGTCATGGGGGTCATTATTCTGGCCGCCAAACTCAGAGTTTTAGTGCCCTTCAAGCTGctctttttttataacatactttctgtcttattatttttattgcttgtgCGACTGAGAGCATCCGTGTTTTGGAGGAAGCGCTTGATCACATGTTTCTGTCATTCCATTCCATCATGTCCATGTATCTTCTTATAGAGATCTATATGCATTTAGTGTAATAAGATATCGggttatttgattttgaaaggagatctcttctttcttctatGATCATCATCTTTTGACTTCATCCTGTCTTGTATGTCACTTTCTTattcttccttcttttccaTCATTTGTCTTAGACTTGTCTTGCTTAAAACTTAGATAGGCTGTAAACTGAACTCTTGCTTCTGTTTTCCTGTTTGTCTCTGCACTAAGGAAATCAGGGAATATGGAACCTAGAATAACAATTTTTTCCCCAGAACCCAATGGGTTTATTGTTGATAATAACATCAAAAGGTGCTAACCTAAAATCTGAATCACGTTTATTCTGTCTGCAAATATGAATCTAGTTTGGAACTTTCCAATCGTTCATGCTTTGAAGTTTGGATATTGCGAAGTATTTGGGCCTTCAATACTTTCTACCTTGATTACCTTTCTCATGATTTTTTGGTTGTCCGTGCTGGGGTTTTATGCTAGCAATGTTCATCTTAAAAACAACTGAAAATTACTTTACTGATGCTCAGCTTTTTGACAACTGACAACACTATAATGATTTAAAACTGTTGCAAGGCAAGTAgattaattgcattttttttcccatacTCTAGGCAACATTTATTAACTTCACACTCAAAATGGTGGGCATATGTAAGCAGTGATATTGTTATAAACTGAATTTCCTTTCTGTCAAATTTCCTGAAAATACTAGCAGTAAGCTGGCAAAGCTGGCACTGGTCAGTTTGCTGATTTTGATGGAGTCAGCTCCACTAATATAATGCTAAACTTAATTATTCTTTGTTCGCCATATTTGATTGGGTAATTGATTTTCTGTTATCTATGTGAACCTCTGTAAATCATTGTACCTTGCATGTAGGTTTTTATCCTAAAGAAAAATCATCTCTTAGATTTTTTaagaacagaaaaataaattgatctttttttccCTGCATGCTCCTCAGaagaagtgtttttttatgtttaaactCATTCCAGCATGATAATATTGTTTGGTTTATTGTTTGGGTTTTCCTGCGTGCTTTCTCCATGCTTACATCTCCTTGGATTTTCATACAACACCAATTATCCTTCAGAGAAGCTCTTGGTTTGGTGCCTGCtgctttttgtttgtgtttattcATGTGTTATTTCACAAGCATTTGTCATTTGCAGCTGCTTACCAGAGTCCTCAAGGAAATCAGGGGGAGAGTGATCCAAATAACACAACAGTGCGTAGTTTGCTTTATTGTTGATATGGATTATTACTTGCTGAAGTGATTTGACTTGTTTCTCTTGTCTGCAGATATTTGTTGGTGCTTTGGATCCAAGTGTGACTGATGACACTTTGAGAGCAGTGTTTAGTAAATATGGTGAGCTAGTGCATGTGAAAATACCTGCAGGCAAGCGTTGTGGATTCGTTCAGTTTGCTAATCGGTATATGAATACCCTGATTTCTGTTATTTTGGATTGTAATGATTGCCTTGTCCTGATTTGGCTGTCTGTCTTTTGTTGCATTTAGCACTTGTGCGGAGCAAGCACTATCGATGCTGAACGGAACTCAGATAGCTGGTCAAAATATTCGACTCTCATGGGGCCGTAGTCCTTCTAACAAACAGGTTTGGCTGATGCCCCTTAAATCTTCCCTATTTTCACACTTGCGATTGTACCCGTGTTTATTTAAAAGGTGCATCTATTGGTTTCGACCAGGCTCAGCCAGACCAAAGCCAGTGGAACGGTGGTGGATATTATGGATATCCACAAGGATATGATGCATATGGATATGCTGCTGCCGCCGCCGCTCCCCAAGACCCTAGCATGTATTATGGAGGATATCCTGGATATGGAAACTACCAGCAACCAGGAGCTTACCAACAGCAACCGGGAGCTTACCAACAGCAACCGGGAGCATACCAACAGCAACCCGGAGCTTACCAACAGCAACAGCAGGTAGAGTAACCGTAGTTTAGACATTTTTAGTTCACTGAATAAATAAGAGCTCTATTCAACCAAGGCTTGACTAGCAGAGAGTAAGCAGTTGAACTTTTAGAATAACAATACAAAAATCACATCctgttttcattttagtttcctGATTGCTGGTAATATAATCCAATGCAAGAGATGCTTCAGTGCATTTTCTATTGCTGGGTGTATTAATTCTGGTGACTTGAAtgattttgatctttattcagTAGTGGTGTCATttgatccttttgtttttttagtaataatatCTTTACGTGCTGGTATGTGCAGTGATCTACTTACACTGCGGTATCGACGTGTGAGGACTGATGTTAATCGGTAGCAGAGCAATCCTAGGTTGCAGTTCACTAGTTGCATGGATGTGCTTGGTGTTTGGAGTTTGGCATTTTGACATTTGTTCTAGTGTTAGCAGTTCTGGGCACCATATGGGGAGGGGACATCACTGCATTCTGATATGATCATGGTTTTGTAATGTAATGGTGCCTCAAAGTTTGCACTATTTGCCTAATGGATTTTTCGCACTCGTGGCTCTTTAATTACTTAAATTAtggtttactttttttatttatttatgggatGTTTCAGTTGTTTTCCATGCTCTTTGAGGTTTGTGTCTCGTATTATTAGATGATGTGGTGCTCAAACGTGaactatgttatatttttaccaGTCGTAGCTTTGTCTCATTACCTAATATGCTTCCTCATTAGCCTTATTCCACACCAGCAActcataaaatcaaaacaatttcttcaaatttccttcttttcttctcttgcagatctaaaaaatcgccgtaataaaattaaaaaaaatatataaacggCTCTCACATCTCGCTGATCTGGACTGCTCCTGtcccagaataaaaaaaataaaaaaactgattggGGGTGGTGAATTCTTTGTACATCTAGATATAATGCAGGAAGACTGTATTTATCATTTTGctcttcacaattttttttttaataaactacaTATTAGTGGTAATGCTGTAATTTCATAAAGATTAATTGGTTATTATATTGATCGAGATAaatgtgatatttttatatttttagtacaATTTAATGACTAGTGTACTACAAATCGAAATAAATCTAATTGAGTTTAGGGGttaatttgtctttttaattttgaatgcacaatgaattaatttaatttccgGACTcgtaattttttaaacttggaaTCAAGggtttctttgtctttttattatgGTATTTTTGGTGATAAAATGATACCTTAGGGGTactttaatatttgaataagcttaaaaatatttaaaaaagtggTTGGTACATGCGTTGTATTTGTGAGCATGTCAAGTAGCTCTGCACGCTTCTAAAGATGCGTGCGGTGATTTATAGCTACATAAAATTGGTTATTCGTAGAAATTGATTATTCGCAATGGCATTAGATTTTTGATGGTGTTCCTTTCTGATGAGGTGGTGTGTGCAGTGTTTTGTATGATGGTTTGATCCcgatcatcttttttttatttttttctctttattttctttgaaaaacaagTTGTTCAATCAAAAACTCAATGTTGTCCTGTTTTAGATTTCTAATTTAGTCctcttttctttaattgtttgattttcatCTTAATTCATTTTGTAAACTTTAAATCTGATTTTGCTCttcattaaaactttattttccttttccttttattttgtttttgctttagatttatcattttcttttgatttttgatttttgttttgatttcttttataaaatttatgatttttttaattgcatccttaaatcaatcaatgttattttttcttttattttgtttttgtttagcaTTTGATCCTCAATTTTGTAggatgctattttttttgtttgttttgagatttttgtcaatttaaatttggttttaattttattcttcaaattaaaaattaaaagggtcGTGACTTTTTCTTGTTGGGTTACATCGACCTTGTGATTGATGTCTCAAGTTTGAAAGGCTAAGTTGATTGataacaaccttttttttctttctttttttatattaattttattctttaatactatacatttcatcctttttttttttcttgaaaaattattatggcCTCTTAAACATGTTGTGGATTTGGTATGCATTTGAGCTaactttggttatttttttttttttttccttcttattgcacttggttgtttttttttctttttaataagtggtttttcttttttcatgatcacttttttttcttagttttttttccctgtaatAAACGATCCAtataatgtcattttttttttgttaccgtATTGAAGTTAAGCTTTATTCGACTCAGCTAGATGTATAAATTGAATCAGAATTTTTCCTACTTTCTTGAAAATAcacttagcttttttttttttaaatgataagaCTTTTTTCTCGTGCGGGCCACGAAACTAGTTTCTCACTAATCGTGCTCGTCGAGGAGGCCAGAAAGCTTGAGGAGAGAACTGGAACTGCTGCTGTAGGAGGAGCTTTTTCATTACTAGGTAGGGATTGTGATGAGAGTCTTTAAGAGTTCAATATCAATACTATCAGAGGTAGCTTTTGAGTTTTGCTTCATATGAGTGTTGCTCTCACTTTTGGTGCCCAAATACCCATCAACAAGCtccctttttttaatgttttaagcccggtttgtttgctggaaaatatttttcttttagaaaatgaatttcagaaaagtgaattctgagaaaatgaattatttttttatgtttgatagtataatgaaaaataagttggaaaatactttctagtatttagttatgtcatggaaaatgagctggaaaataacttattaatgttttatttttttcaagtttattaaaaaaatgagaaaaaaatctttcaaattaaaaagttgaatgagaatgaaattgaaaaaaaaaataataatttaataaattatctcaaataaaataaatgataatcaaaataatatagatcaaatttaaaaaataaaaaaaatttgaaagatgatgaaattaaaataataataattaacatttcataaattatttcaaataaaataagtaacaataaaaagaatgaggatcaaatttgatagataaaaaatttcaattaaaaaatgatataggaaaaagtaaataacaattataaaaatgaagaccaaagttatataaaaattaaattgtaaggaatgaaattgaaaaaacaatttcaaaacaaaatatatatagcaaataaaagtttgagaatcaaatttgatataatcagcaaataatatgatatttctaatttttttacaacttgcaaaaaaatgttttccatctaaaataaaaaaaaaacacttttcatgGAAACCaagcaaagtttttttttttgactggaaagtgtttttcattgatcaatttttttaatgataaacaaatataaaaaagtttagaaagtgattgaaaatcactttcctaaaaaacaaacgaaatctggttttcattttttttctatgttttcttcttgttttttttaatcgaaCAGGTGCTTAAATATTGCTATAGTGCATAAAATTCTGCGGCTTGTTTATATTGaccattaatatttatttggcTCTTTTATATTGTTAAGTCTTGTCTTCATATGATTTGGGATTTGATAAGAACATGGAACTTAAGCAGGATTGTGTGAAGGAAGGAATTGTTGGCATAGATCTTGGGGAAACGAGAAGAATGGTTCTTCCTCTGTCTTCTTTCAGTACTTAGTTCTTGGATCATGAGATGGTACATTATCTTAGGACTTTGCTCAAGTAAGAGTTGTTGGCCAAGCAAAACTTTCCAAGAGTCGAgatacaattttcttttttttgtaacctCAAGCTTTTCACAGAAATTCTCTCGAAGCAAGAAAgcaaggttaaaaaaataacccgtaACATGAAGGTTACAGTGAAGATGCCTATCCCATTGCTCCTTAATAATTGTTGTATAAtcttttaataagttttttcatATACTTCTACTATACGTAACAGCCTTATAGGAGGACCAGCAATTTTCACCATAATCAAACACTAATCCCAAAATTTGCTatccaagatatttttttttgattaacgtgGTTGTTCAGACCAGTTAGCgcgtattttgattaatttcacgggccttgaagttaacgactatgtaaaccttcagtggccatcatatgaatAACTACatggctcgaacctgagaccacaaagaaaataactttttagtCCTAAGTTTTTTACCACCAGACCAGCTCCTAGATGGTTCAAGATGATATTCTgctaaccttttttttccagGTATAGATCTGGATACCTTATGATCTGTGAAAAGCTTGTTAGTTGCCAAAGCTTGAAAGTCAAGCTAGAGCACATGAATGTTCTTCATTGTTAGGAAGGAGGTTGCAAAACGATTTGGTTCGGACGCACGATCTCTCCCCAAACAAATCTTTTACTTAACCAAGCTAAAAGGCATTGATGATTTGCCTACAAAAACTGTCACCTTACATGAACGTGATTCGAGGCTTTGAAAGTGAATGCTACTGATATCCTTCAAGATCAAGGTCAACGAATATTTCCATACTTAACATGTACTAACTTCCTAGCTTTTTTATAACTAGATGCGTTATCAGCatctataattattaaataaaaaaaaagagagaatctgCGAATCACTAATGTAATACAAGAgccaaattcaaaaattttattttataccaaGGGCTCTATGATTTGACAAAAAGCAGTGACGTTATCGATCATTTAAACTCTTTCTCTCAGCAAGGAGAATAAAAAAGCTGGTAGCAGCATGCACACAATTCTCAGAGCCATCAAAACATAGATTCCAGGTGGTACAACTAGAAATCATGTGATCAGAGCGTATCACAAGTAATCTGTATAGTGCTGTTTTTCTTCAGAAACAAGCAACTCAGCAAActattcttaaaaacaaaaaaggaaacatACAAAAAAAGTATGGGAATTGGGAAAGGggcagagaaaaagaaattgctcATCCAGGCAAAATTGTAGGTTGAGGTGAAGGTTCGCACTGTAGTAAACAGGATCTATGAGTGCATAGAACTCAACAACTTCAGGGCAAGAGCTTCTTGGTCTGCAAGTGAAATGGAATCGGTACTTATGCCTGCATTATCTTTACTTTCTGTCATCTCGGCACTATCACTATCACTATCaaaatatatctttgatcttttacGCTTTCTGCCCTCTCCTTCTGAACCAGAGAGATCATCCTCGCCTTCTCCATCCTCCTCTAAACCCATAGATCCTATTTTCCTCTTC
This genomic interval from Populus alba chromosome 1, ASM523922v2, whole genome shotgun sequence contains the following:
- the LOC118027763 gene encoding polyadenylate-binding protein RBP45A is translated as MMQQPGIAGAGVPQPDQQQQYQQQWMMQQQQQSQPVPPPAGWTPPPVPPPSQYGSAAGSAAVGDEIKSLWIGDLQQWMDENYILSIFSNTGEVVQAKVIRNKQTGYPEGYGFIEFVSHAAAERILQTYNGTPMPNSEQTFRLNWATLGAGERRQDDGPDYTVFIGDLAADVNDYLLQETFRNVYSSVKGAKVVTDRVTGRSKGYGFVRFADENEQMRAMVEMNGQYCSTRPMRIGPAATKKPLTQQYQKAAYQSPQGNQGESDPNNTTIFVGALDPSVTDDTLRAVFSKYGELVHVKIPAGKRCGFVQFANRTCAEQALSMLNGTQIAGQNIRLSWGRSPSNKQAQPDQSQWNGGGYYGYPQGYDAYGYAAAAAAPQDPSMYYGGYPGYGNYQQPGAYQQQPGAYQQQPGAYQQQPGAYQQQQQ